GCCTCCACGATTCCGTTGACCGCCAGAATGATGGGCATGCTGCAGCTCCTCAACTTCCCTATCGGAGTTTTCGGCAAATACTTAAGCGGGGCGCTCCCTCACCGGTGGCGTCGATCGTCCGGCACCGAGACGATTGGTATATGAGGTAGCGATTCACAGCCGCTTCATCAGGGACCGTCGCGGCAGTCGCCAGTGGGGCTGGATTCCATGGCATGAGTGACGGTTCCTGCAACTTCGGCGATTCCAAAGCGATTGCTTCCGTTTTAACCCGTATGTTATAAAAGCAGCCTTGTGGCGTCCAGAATGTCGGGAGACACCGTAGCCAACGGGTGTACCGTGTAGAAGCGGTGGTACCCTCCGCATACTTGGCGACGTATATTCACAAGCCTCTTTTTGTTTCTTCTTAATATTTGCAAGGGGGGTAGTCATGGGCAAGACGATGTTGGCGGTCTTCTTTGGCCTTGGAATGGTATTGGCCGGGGTTTCGGGTTCGTATGCGCTTCAAGCAGGAGGTGTAGAGACCGGAGATCTGGAAACGGGTTCTGTCGTCGGCCAGCCGTTTAAGGAACTGAGCGTGGATGTTTCGTTCTTTGCTGTTGAAATTGGAAACATGAAGGTTTGGTATCCTCCCATGACGGTTATCGATTTTAAGGCACGTCCAGGCTCGCCGGTTCTATTGAAGGTCACAAATAATTCAACGGCTGAACATGGATTCCATCTCGGCGCCGCAGGGAATCAATCGGCGCCGACAGTTCTGGATACCAAGCTGGTGCTTAAACCAGGCGAGACACGGTACATCGGTGTTCCGACCAGCGATCTGTTCTATGCCGGGGGAAATGTTCTTGAATATCGTTGCCACTTGCATCCGGGCCATGTCGGCGGCAAGTTGCTCATGCTGAAGTAGGCTGCCTGGATTTCAGTCGGCAAGAAAGGCCTCGGTGAAGCTCACCGAGGCCTTTCTCATTTCATTTTCATTGTTCGGTCATAACAGTCCAAAAGAAAGGGCCCTCGTTCCATCCGGAACGAGGGCCCGACAGACAGTCACTTGAACAGGCTCAGTTTCTTACGCCGCTCCACACTTTAGCAGGATCGATGGCCTTATCGGGATTCAAAGTCTTCGCTCTCTCCAGAAGCACATCCGTCGTTTCAGGATAGAGAGGGTCTGAAATGCAGCAGTTGTCGACGGGACAAACCGCAGCACATTGGGGTTCATCAAAGTGACCAACGCATTCGGTGCAACGGTCATGTGCGATGACGTAAATGTTGTCGCCGACACCTTGTCCGTCGCCGACGTGATTGCCCTTGGTCTCCGCGTCACTTCGAGTTTCAAAGATCGCTTCATTAGGACATTCCGGCAGACATGCTCCACAAGAGATGCATTCGTCCGTAATCAATAATGCCATGACCCAAGCCTCCTTCTCACTCCAAAAGCCTGACTACTAGAACGTTGACAAGTTCACGCGGCCCACACCATATTGCGACACTCATCCATGGTGAGCAGATACGCGGAGAAGCATTTTATTACTCGATTCTTTTCCAAGTCAACTGAACGGAATCCGCTCAGAAGACCTAGGGTGCTATTCCGTATGGGGCATTGGCCCCAGCAGAGATAGAGACCGTCGACCACCATCTATGGCATCTGACTATGGCATCTGATCAGGCCCAGGCGAGCGATCGAGAGCAGCGGAAGAAGCGGAACATCATGATGGTTCTGCTCGCTCTTCTCCTGATGAGCGCATCGGTGTTCCTCGTTGAGCGCAAGGAATCGAGCATCATCGTCGTCACGTTCCCGAGCGGTGTTGAACTCGAAGCCGAAGTGGCGGACACGCCGGAGAAGTTGCTCTTTGGACTTGCTTTTCGTGAGGGCTTGCCCCTACACGGAGGCATGCTTTATATCTTTGAGGAAAATGGGTTGCATCGTGTGACGACCCGGGAATATCGATTCCCCATCGATATTTTGTGGGTGGACGAGGGGCATCATGTGGTGCATATGTTGGAACATGCGGAACCGTGCGCCAAAGATCCGTGCCCGTTTTTCGGGCCGCCGCCGGAAGCGGCGCGGTATGTGATCCAGGTAGAATCAGGGTTCATTAAGACAACAGGAGTCGCAAAAGGCGACGAGCTCAAGTATGCCCTTCGCATGTAGCGGCTACGAGACGGGGATCCACATATGATGGATGGGTTTCAAAAAGTCGCACAGCTCGATGAGTTGCCTCCTGGAAAATCCAAGATGGTCACGGTCAATGACCGTCCGATCGCCTTGTTCAACGTCGAGGGGAAATTGTACGCCATTCATAATAGCTGCCCGCACGAGGGAGGGCCCCTTATTGAAGGGAGGCTCAAAGGGTATGTCATTGCCTGTCCCTGGCATGATCTGGCGTTCGACATCAGAAATGGGCAAGGCACCGACGGTGGTGGGTATTGTGTCGGGAGTTATGAAATCCGGGTGGACGGGAATGATGTTCTGATTGGCTCTCGGCGGAAAATGTAAAAAGGAAAGTCAGGCGGATATGGGTGTCTTCGCGACAGGGATGAGGATATCGACGTGAGTGTTCCCGGTGCCGGTCACAATCCTGTGTTGGACGGCGGTGATCGCCGTGTCGTCACGGTCGACCAGGCATTCGCCATCCATCTATGGGAAGATCGCACCAGGGGTGAACAGTGGGTGCCGTCGTATGATGCCAAAGGGCTTGCCCTTCTCAGTGATGAGTTTCTTTGTGTCGCGAGCAATAATGCGGTGGAAAACGGGCAGCGCATCTTCGAGTTTAAAGCCGTACAATCAGGGGTCTATCAGTTGCTTTTCGAAAAGCGCATGGGGTGGAAATTTACCGCGGAAGATCAGCGCGTGTTCAGAATCGAAGCGGGACCGGCCTCCCGAAATTGAACTATGCCCGACATCGCGTTCATCAACGGTCGTTTTTTGCCTTGGGAAGAGGCGACGGTTTCCATCGATGATCGGGGGTTCCAATTCGGGGATGCCGTCTACGAAGTCATTCGCACCTATCGTGGGGGACCGTTCGAGTTCGGTGCCCATCTTGCCAGGCTGAATCGGAGCGCGGGAGAACTTTCGATTCGCCAGCCCTATACCAGGGAGCAATGGCTCGGGTGGGTTCAGCAAGGCCTCAGTCTGGCCGGATATCAAGAGGCCAAGATCTATATCCAGGTCACCAGAGGGGTGGCTCCCCGTGAGCATGGCTTCCCTTCCGATATCCTCCCCACGGTCGTCATGACCATCAGGAAATTTCATCCTCTGGCAGCGGACGTGCGTAGCGCCGGCGTCAGCGCCGGCACCAGGGAAGATCTCCGATGGGGGCGCTGTGACATCAAAAGCGTCAATCTGCTGGCCAATGTCCTTGCTCGCGAAGAAGCGAAAAAGGCCGGCGTCTTCGAAACGATTTTGGTCAGAGATGGCTTCGTCATGGAAGGCGCATTGAGCAATGTCATGGCTGTTCGGGGCGGGATGATTATGACGGCTCCCGAAGGCCCTCGAATTCTATCCGGCGTCACACGAACCGTGGTCTTAGAGTTGGCGAAAAAAGATGATATCGTGATCGAAGAACGGTTCATTCCGGTCGATGTGCTGTATCAGTCAGATGAAGTATTTCTGACGGGAACCACGCTCGAAGTACTCGGTGTTGTCCAGATCGACGGAAGAACCATTGGCTCCGGCCGGCCTGGTCCGATCACGAAAACGCTGGCTGCTCGATGGGCCATGTTGACCGGCTAGTGCCCTTGCTTTGCACTGGGGTGCATGATATGGTGCTGCCTCTGTAAGTGGGCTTATGCCCACTTTTTTGTTTGGATACATGTCAAAGGGAAATGGGCTGAGCATACCGGGCAGGAGTCCGCAACCGGTTGCCGATCGGTTGCACGAAATCATTTCGCCGATCTTATGGACGCTTGGGCTTGAATTGGTTGATGTGGTGTGCGTGGGGAAAGGTCCTCGCTCGGTCGTTCGCGTTCTGATCGCTAAACCGGATGGAGTCAGCATCACAGACTGCGAGCAGGCACATAAGGCTCTAGGACCGGCGCTGGATGTGGCCGATCCATTTCCCCATGCCTATACCCTTGAAGTCTCTTCTCCGGGTCTTGATCGACCCTTCAAGAGATCCCAGGATTATCAACGGGCGATTGGAAAAGAGGTGAGTCTCAAGCTTCGGCAGCCTCTCGAAGGCCAGTGGAAGATCGCCGGTCGGCTGATGCAGGTGGATGAAGAGGCGGTCGTGCTGACGGTGGTTGCCGCGCGGACATCCCACACGGTGAAACTGAGTCGAGACATGATTGCCGAAGCAAAGCTCGTCGTGAAGATCTAGAGGGGGAGCGAAACGTGGGAGATTGTCAGTGGTAACCGGATGCAGGAGCGTGACGTATGAATCGTGAACTGATTTCCGTGATCGACGAAATCGGGCGTCAGAAAGGGATCGACAAGGCCCGAGTCATCGGGGCCATCGAATCCGCCCTGCAGACCGCCGCGAAGAAACGTTTCGGTCAAGCCGAAAACATCCAAGTGGAGATCGATCCCAAAACGGGGGAAATTTCCGTCGTCTCCAAGAAGATCATCGTAGAAACGGTCAGCAACCCCAAGGCGGAGATCTCCCTCCAGGAAGCTCGCCAATACGATAGCGAGGCGGAGGTCGGCGACGAAATCGGATCGCTGATCGAAATGAATGAATTGGGAAGGATTGCCGCGCAAACGGCGAAGCAAGTGATCTTCCAGAAGGTGCGCGAGGCGGAATGGGAAGCGGTTCAAAAAGAATATTCGACGCGGCAGGGCGATCTTGTCACGGGAATCATTTTGGGCATGGAACGTCGGAATTATCTTGTGGACCTGGGAAAGACGGAGGCCATCCTGCCCATCCAGGAGCAGATTCCGCGCGAAACGTATCGACGCGGCGATCGTGTGAAAGCGATGTTGTTGGAGGTGCGCCGCACGCCGAAGGATGTTCAAGTCATTCTGTCTCGCAGTCATCCGCAGTTCGTGGCAAAACTTTTCGAGCTCGAAGTGCCGGAAGTCATGGAAAAGATCATTGAAATCAGATCCGTCGTTCGGGAGCCGGGCGATCGAACGAAGATTGCGGTCACGTCCCGTGAAAAGGCCGTGGATCCGGTGGGGGCCTGTGTCGGCATTAAAGGCTCGCGCGTGCAGGCGGTCGTTCGCGAGCTGCGGGGCGAGAAGATCGATATCATTACGTGGACCCAGGATCCGCGAGTTTTTATCGCCGAAGCCTTAAATCCCGCCACGATCGAAAAGGTCGGGATCGACGAAGAGAAGAAGTCGGCGCTTGTGGTCGCAGCCGATTCGCAATTATCGTTGGCGATCGGAAAAAACGGTCAGAATGTCAGGCTTGCGGCGCGTTTGACGGGGTGGAAGATCGACATCATCAGCGCCACCGAATACGAAAAGGAAAAGGTGGAACGCGATAAGGAAATCAAGGCCGCGCTCGCGGAGGAAACCGAAGCGCAGCGACTGCAAGAAGAAGCTCGGCAGGCCGCCAGAGCTGAGGAAGCAACGAGCGGATAGAATACGGAACCGTCCCAATGGCTATGCGTGTATACGAACTTGCGAAGAAGTTAGGCATGGAAAATCGGGTGCTCATCCCCGAGCTCAAGAAGATGGGGGTGTCGGTTACATCTCACAGCAGTACACTCGACGAGGAGATCGTTCAGAAAGTGTTGGATAAGTTGGCCGCAAAATCGAAGAGCCGAGGGACGGGAATCGAGGGAGAGGTCGGTGCAAAGTTGGCGGAGCCTGCGAGTCAAAGTAAAACCGCGGCGGCAAGAAGCCATGTCGTCGAGGAGCCGCTCAAGCCTGACAAGCGCCGCATTCTTATCAAGCGAAAGAAGGAAGAAGAGCCGATTGAGGCCGTTGCGTCAGCCTCGATTATCGAAGCTGAGCGTTCGCCGCAGCCGGCGACCCCAAGCGCCGAGGCGACACCGTTCCCATCCGTTGAGCATCCTCCGAGCGGTGGCCCGGACGACCGTAGTCTGCCGGCGGAAGACGGTTCGAGCAAAGGTTCTCCCCCCATACCGATGCCACTCGTTGCGAAGCAGGAAGCGCCGCCGGCCAAGCCGACCATCGCGCCGCCGATGCCAGGGGCGGCGACTCTGGAGTCTGTGACGGGCAAAAAGAAAAGCATGGCGTTTGAAGCCATCGAAGCAGAGGCGCTCAAGGAAAAGCTCAAGAAAGCGAAAAAAACAGGCCGTCCTAAGGACGAGCAGCAAGACGTCAAATTACGCGAGGACGCCGCCCGCTGGCAAGACCTTCGCGCGATTCCGGTGCAGCGCCGCGATGACCGATCCAAGCATGTTCACCATAGCACCCCGGCAGAAATCACTAAACCGCGCCGGAAGAGCGTGAAAGTGACTCCTCGGACAACGGTCAAAGAATTCGCTGAGTTGATCGGTCAACGGCCGGCGGACATCGTTCGAAAACTGATGGATATGGGGCAAATGCTGACGTTTCACCAACCTATGAGCCTTGAGGCCGCATCGATTTTTGCCGAGGAAAGCGGAGTCAAAGTTGAAATCTCCGTCGAGAAAGTTGGGGACGAGTTGCTGCAAGATGTCGTTGAGACGGGCGATGATGAGCGGCCGGAACCTCGACCGCCTGTGGTGACCATTATGGGGCACGTCGATCATGGGAAGACGTCGCTCCTCGATGCGATTCGCCAAACAAAAGTGGCGGAAGGAGAAGCGGGGGGCATTACTCAGCATATCGGCGCCTACACGGTCTCCGTGCGCGGCAAGCAAGTGACGTTTCTGGATACTCCAGGCCATGAGGCCTTTACGGCCATGCGATCTCGCGGCGCGAAGGTCACGGATATCGTCATTTTGGTCGTTGCGGCAGACGATGGCGTGATGCCGCAAACTATCGAAGCGATCAACCATGCCAAGGCGGCGGGCGTGCCGCTGATCGTGGCGATGAATAAGATCGACAAGCCGACCGCCAATCCTGATCGGGTAAAAAATGCTCTCTCGGAATATGGACTCATTTCCGAAGCCTGGGGTGGCGATACCATTATGGTCGAGGTGTCCGCCAAGCAGAAGACGGGCCTCGATACTCTCCTCGAGATGATCTTGCTTCAAGCGGAAGTGCTTGAACTCAAGGCGGATCCGCACAGGCAGGCTAAAGGCACCGTCATCGAGGCCAAGATCGAACGAGGGAGAGGTCCGGTTGCGACGGTGTTGGTCCAGAGCGGAACTCTGCGGGTGGGCGACGCGTATGTCGTCGGAACGTTCAGCGGCCGTGTCCGAGCTCTCATTAGCGACCGTGGTGAAAAAGCGCAGCAGGCAGGGCCGTCCATTCCTGTGGAAGTCATCGGCTTGCCGGGCGTTCCATCGGCGGGGGATGTCTTTCATGTCGTCTCCAACGAGCGAGTCGCCCGAGAGATAGCGGAGGAACGAGCCCAAAAGCGTCGGGCGGCGGAACTCACCGGCCCCGCGAAAGTGTCCTTGGATGATCTCTTTGCGAAGATTCAAGAAGGGTCGGTGAAGGAGTTGGCCATTGTCATCAAGGCCGACGTGCAAGGTTCGTCGGAAGCCTTGGCGGGCGCCGTCGAAAAGCTCTCGACGGATGCCGTCAAGCTGCGCGTGATTCATAACGGAGTCGGTGGGGTCATGGAATCCGATGTGCTGCTCGCTTCCGCGTCACGAGCCATCATTATCGGTTTCAATATCAGGCCGGAGCCAAAGGCAACCGCATTGGCGGAACAGCAAGGTGTCGACATCCGGCTTTACACGATCATTTATGACGCCATCGCCGATATCAAGGCTGCGATGGAAGGCTTGCTCGAGCCGACTCTGAAAGAGCGGGTGTTGGGACGAGCGGAAGTACGGCAGGTCTTTACGATTCCAAAGATCGGAGCCGTAGCAGGGACCTATGTGATCGACGGGACGATCTCTCGGTCCAGCGTCGGAGTCCGAGTGATTCGTGACAATGTGGTGGTCTATCAGGGTAAACTTGGTTCGTTACGGCGCTTCAAGGATGATGTGCGTGACGTGCAGCAGGGGTATGAATGCGGGTTGAGCGTCGAAAACTTCAACGATGTCAAATCCGGCGATATCATCGAGGCCTATGCAGTCGATAAGATCGCGACAAAGCTCTAGGAAAGCCGAAGAATTTTGTGTGCAGCCCCTTGCTTGAGGGACTGACAGGCTCATGAAACTGATCGCGGACTCTTCATGGTGAGCCGACGCGAATCGAATCCCGGCCATGGTTGTAGGGCTATGCACCGTTGAGTTATTCATCTCAGGAAGCCAATCGCTTAAAGACAAGCGGCAGGTTATCCATGGGATCAAGGACAGGCTTCGAGGCAAGTTTAACCTCTCAGTCGCCGAAGTGGACGGTCAAGACCTCTGGCAGAAGGCTATCCTTGGAATGGCTTGTGTCTCGAATGAGCGTAGCCACGCGAACCAGATGCTTGAACAAGCGTTGAATCTGATCAAAAGCATGCCAACCGTCGAAGTGGTACGAGCCCAGTTGGAATTACTCTAAGCTCCCTGTCATACTTGCGATCGATGAGGCCGGGACACCAAGATGTCGAAGACGACCTATAAAAGGGCAGATCGGGTGGCTGACCAGATTCGCATGGAAGTAGCGGATATTCTTATGCGAAAAATCAAGGATCCTCGAGTCCATGACGTAACGGTGACCGATGTCGAGCTGACAGGGGATTTGCGCATCGCGCATATTTTTGTCACGACCATGGAAACAGGGGAAGCCGAGCGCGATATCTTTGCCGGCTTATCAAAGGCCAGTGGATTTGTGCGGTCGGAATTAGGACGGCGGCTCTCGCTCCGCTACCTGCCGGATGTGATTTTCAAGAAGGATGTCAGTGGCCCACGCGGCGACCGTATCATGCGGCTCCTGGAAGGACTGCACGGGGAGTCCGACCAGCATGAAGCCCAGGATTCACCGAACAGTGATCGGAAGATCACAGCCTCTTCCTCTTAAACGTATGGATCGAACAGATACCACGACAGGCCTGCGGGATGCTCTTGACGGAGTCCTCATCGTCCACAAGGAAGCCGGCTGGACGTCGCACGATGTTGTCGCCAAGGTCCGGAGGCTGTTGGGGGGAAGTAAAGTCGGCCATGCCGGCACGCTGGATCCTAGCGCTACGGGTGTCTTGCCTATCCTTGTCGGGCGGGCCACAAGAGTTGCTGAGTACCTGATCAATTGGGACAAGGAGTACCATGCCGTCTTGCGCTTGGGAGAAACGACCGATACGCAAGATGCAACCGGGCAGGTCTTGAGCAGGGTCGATCCATGCGAAGTGACGGAAGACATGCTTCAGGCCGTGATCGCTCGATTCCGAGGCGAACAACGCCAATTGCCGCCGATGTATTCAGCCGTGAAAGTCGGCGGACAGCCGCTTTACAAAGCGGCCAGAGCGGGCAGAACAGTCGATCGGGCGGAGCGATCGATCATGATTCATCAGCTTGAGATCACGGCCCTTCATGGCCGTGACGTGGCCCTGCGCATTGTGTGTTCGAAAGGCACGTATGTCCGCACGTTATGTGCCGACATCGGACAGGCATTAGGGGTCGGCGGGCATCTCTCTGCTCTCGAGCGTCGCCGTGTCGGGCCATTGTCGATCGAACAGGCGCTGACGATCGATCAAGTCGCCGATCACCTTACGATGAGAACGCTCTCTCGGCAGTTCATTTCGGTGGATCAACTCCTCGTTCAATTCCCGGCAGTGGTCGTGAACGCGGAGCAGGCGCAGCGTGTCTTGAATGGCTCGCCAATTTTCCCGGCGCGAGTCGGGCAACTCCCGCCTGCCCCCTCCACGCTGTCGGTACGACTCAAGGATGAAGCCGGTCAGTTGTTGGCCATCGGAACTCACGATGCCGGCCGCATGGGGTCGATTAGAATTTGCAAAGTACTGAGTCTCTTGAATCATTAATACGGAAGGAGTAGGTATGGCATTGTTGAAAGAAGCGAAGAGTGAACTCATCAAGCAATATCAGCAGCATGACAAGGATTCCGGATCGCCGGAAGTTCAGATAGCCGTATTGACCAATCGGATTACGTATCTCACCGAGCATTTCAAGACTCATAAAAAGGATCACCATTCGCGGCGTGGACTATTGCAGCTGGTCGGGCGCCGGCGGCGGCTTCTGGACTATCTCCGTGGTGTGAATGATGCGCGTTACCGAACCGTGATCGACCGACTCAGTATTCGCAAGTAACCGGTCGTGCGAGTAGTGGCGTTGACCGGCGCCCTAGGAGCCTGTCCGACATTGACCTTTCTGCTGCGGCGAACGATGTACCGGCATCTGCGTAGTTCTCGGCCCAGAACATCCTCAACGTATTCCGGCGAATGCGCCTCCGGATTTTCGTGGACTGTGGCCTCGCATCTGCCGGCCCTTCCTTTGTCTCGTCGCGAAGGGCAATGTCGAACAGGCTCCTAGCATCGTTCGAATGTCCCACAGATGAACACCGACATGCGCTCACACGAAGTGCGCGGTGTAAACGTGAAAAGTCGTAAAGTCGGCGAGAAGTCGCTGACCTTAACCGTTTACCACGCACTCGTCGTTGAGCGTATCTCAGTGGGCATCTGTGGATCTAACCAGAGGAGACCATAGATGATACACGTCGTAGAAATCGACATCGCAGGTCGAACCCTTCGCCTTGAAACCGGCCGAATCGCAAAGCAAGCTGACGGATCCATATGGGCCTCGTATGGCGACACGGTCGTCCTCGCGACAGCCGTGGCCGCGCAAACGGCCAAACCTGGGATCGATTTCCTTCCCTTGACCGTCGACTACCAGGAAAAGGCCTACGCGGCTGGGAAAATACCCGGAGGCTACTTCAAGCGAGAAGGTCGACCGGCTGAAAAGGAAGTCCTCACCAGCCGCTTGATCGACCGGCCGCTTCGCCCGTTATTTCCCGAAGGCTACTATTTCGAGACGCAAGTCATTGCCTCGGTCCTCTCGGCGGATAAGACGGGCTCGTCCGACGTCATCGGAATCACTGCGGCATCCGCCGCTCTCGCGGTATCGAACATTCCGTTCAACGGCCCCGTGGCCGGTGTCAAGATCGGTCGGGTCAACGGCAAGCTCGTCGTCAATCCCGACCTGGAAACGATGGAACAGAGCGAGCTCCATCTGGTGGTTGCGGGCACAGCGGATGCGGTGATGATGGTGGAGGCAGGCGCCAATGAATTATCCGAGCAGACGATGCTCGAGGCGCTGGAATTGGCTCACTCCGAGATTAAGAAAATCGTTGCGAAGATTAATGAATTGGCCCAGAAGGTCGGCAGAGTGAAGCGGGCGGTTGTTGAGGAGTCGATCGATCCCGTCTTGCAGGCCGAGATCAAGGCGTTGGTTGCGCAACCCATTCGTGACGCGATCATGATCGCCAACAAGACTGCCCGACAGGAGCGATTGGACCAGGTTCTGGCCGACACCATCGCAAGGCTGAAAAAGCCGGACGATCCCTCAAGCGAACGGCATATCAAGATCGTGTTCCATCAATTGGAATACACAGAAGTCCGGAAGATGATTTTGGAGAAGCGCTCTCGCGCCGACGGACGCGGCCCTTCGGATATTCGTCCGATTACTTGTGAAGTCGGCGCGTTGCCGCGAACCCATGGTTCGGCCATCTTTACCCGAGGCGAAACCCAGAGCTTGGCGGTGGTGACCCTGGGGACGACCGACGATGAACAGCGCATCGATGCGTTGGAAGGCGAGTACACGCGGACCTTTATGCTGCACTATAACTTCCCGCCGTTCAGCGTCGGTGAGGCGAGGCCCCTTCGCACGCCAGGACGGCGTGAGGTCGGGCACGGCGCATTGGCTGAACGGGCATTGAAGCCCGTCATACCGGGCAAGGACGTCTTCCCCTATACCTTACGCATCGTGTCTGAGATTTTGGAATCCAACGGGTCTTCCTCGATGGCAACCGTGTGCGGTGGGACGTTGGCCATGATGGACGCAGGCGTTCCGATCAAGGAGCCGGTGGCCGGCATCGCCATGGGATTGATCAAGGAAGGGGACGACGTCATCATTTTGTCGGACATTCTTGGCCTTGAAGATCATCTGGGCGATATGGACTTCAAAGTGTGCGGGACCAAGAACGGCGTGACGGCACTGCAAATGGATATAAAAATCGGCGGCATTACCACAGCCTTGATGCAGCAAGCCCTGGAGCAGGCGCGGCTGGGTCGCCTCCACATTCTCGGCCATATGGCGAAGGCCCTCACCGGTCCCCGCGCCGACTTGTCGACGTTTGCCCCTCGCATCTACACGATGAAGGTCAAGCAAGACAAGATTCGAGATATTATCGGACAGGGCGGCAAAACCATTCGCGGCATTCAGTCCGATTGCGGCGTCAAGATCAGCGTCGAAGATACCGGCATTGTGACCATTGCGTCTGCGGACGGCACGTCCTTGCAAAAAGCCAAAGAGATCATCAACCGCCTGACCGAGGAAGTTGAAGTCGGGAAAATCTATACGGGAACGGTGAGAAAGATCATGGATTTTGGCGCCTTTGTGGAGGTGCTGCCGGGCACCGATGGGTTGGTCCATATCTCACAGCTGGCGCATCACCGAGTGAAAGCCGTATCGGACGAGGTAGCCGAAGGCGATCAAATTCTTGTGAAAGTGCTGGAAATCGACAAGCAAGGCAAGATCAGACTCAGCCGAAAAGAAACCCTCCCCGCGCCGACGGGCGGCGGTGCAAACGAGTCAGCGGGCGGGTAACACTTGTACCGTAAGCTCATTCTCGAGAACGGGATTCGCTTGGTTTCCGAGCGAATCCCGACTCTCAAATCCGTCACCATAGGCATCTGGGTCAATACGGGCTCTCGCGACGAAAGCCCCGCCCAAGCCGGGTACGCCCATTTCATCGAGCATATGTTCTTCAAGGGGACGACCTCTCGATCGGCCACGGAGATTTCTTGTGAAATCGATGCGCTGGGGGGCGAGATGAACGCCTTCACGACGCGTGAAACCACGACATACTACGTCAAGGTATTGGACCAACATCTCCCTAAGGCCCTCGACCTTTTGGCGGATTTGTTTCTCCGCTCTCGACTCGGAAAGAAAGAAATTGAAAAGGAAAAGCAGGTCGTCCTTGAAGAAATTCGGATGGTTCAAGACGATCCCGAAGATCTCGTTCAAGAGCTGCATACCAAGTTGGCGATGGGCCGACACCCCTTGAGTCGTCCCATTCTTGGCCGCGAATCAACGATCGTCCGGATCAGCCGAGAAGATCTCCTCGAGTACATCGATACACACTATCGTCCGGAAGAGATCGTGCTCGCC
Above is a genomic segment from Candidatus Nitrospira nitrificans containing:
- a CDS encoding cupredoxin domain-containing protein → MGKTMLAVFFGLGMVLAGVSGSYALQAGGVETGDLETGSVVGQPFKELSVDVSFFAVEIGNMKVWYPPMTVIDFKARPGSPVLLKVTNNSTAEHGFHLGAAGNQSAPTVLDTKLVLKPGETRYIGVPTSDLFYAGGNVLEYRCHLHPGHVGGKLLMLK
- a CDS encoding YfhL family 4Fe-4S dicluster ferredoxin → MALLITDECISCGACLPECPNEAIFETRSDAETKGNHVGDGQGVGDNIYVIAHDRCTECVGHFDEPQCAAVCPVDNCCISDPLYPETTDVLLERAKTLNPDKAIDPAKVWSGVRN
- a CDS encoding DUF192 domain-containing protein — protein: MASDQAQASDREQRKKRNIMMVLLALLLMSASVFLVERKESSIIVVTFPSGVELEAEVADTPEKLLFGLAFREGLPLHGGMLYIFEENGLHRVTTREYRFPIDILWVDEGHHVVHMLEHAEPCAKDPCPFFGPPPEAARYVIQVESGFIKTTGVAKGDELKYALRM
- a CDS encoding Rieske (2Fe-2S) protein, producing the protein MMDGFQKVAQLDELPPGKSKMVTVNDRPIALFNVEGKLYAIHNSCPHEGGPLIEGRLKGYVIACPWHDLAFDIRNGQGTDGGGYCVGSYEIRVDGNDVLIGSRRKM
- a CDS encoding protease inhibitor I42 family protein, giving the protein MSVPGAGHNPVLDGGDRRVVTVDQAFAIHLWEDRTRGEQWVPSYDAKGLALLSDEFLCVASNNAVENGQRIFEFKAVQSGVYQLLFEKRMGWKFTAEDQRVFRIEAGPASRN
- the dat gene encoding D-amino-acid transaminase, which translates into the protein MPDIAFINGRFLPWEEATVSIDDRGFQFGDAVYEVIRTYRGGPFEFGAHLARLNRSAGELSIRQPYTREQWLGWVQQGLSLAGYQEAKIYIQVTRGVAPREHGFPSDILPTVVMTIRKFHPLAADVRSAGVSAGTREDLRWGRCDIKSVNLLANVLAREEAKKAGVFETILVRDGFVMEGALSNVMAVRGGMIMTAPEGPRILSGVTRTVVLELAKKDDIVIEERFIPVDVLYQSDEVFLTGTTLEVLGVVQIDGRTIGSGRPGPITKTLAARWAMLTG
- a CDS encoding ribosome maturation factor RimP, which codes for MSKGNGLSIPGRSPQPVADRLHEIISPILWTLGLELVDVVCVGKGPRSVVRVLIAKPDGVSITDCEQAHKALGPALDVADPFPHAYTLEVSSPGLDRPFKRSQDYQRAIGKEVSLKLRQPLEGQWKIAGRLMQVDEEAVVLTVVAARTSHTVKLSRDMIAEAKLVVKI
- the nusA gene encoding transcription termination factor NusA codes for the protein MNRELISVIDEIGRQKGIDKARVIGAIESALQTAAKKRFGQAENIQVEIDPKTGEISVVSKKIIVETVSNPKAEISLQEARQYDSEAEVGDEIGSLIEMNELGRIAAQTAKQVIFQKVREAEWEAVQKEYSTRQGDLVTGIILGMERRNYLVDLGKTEAILPIQEQIPRETYRRGDRVKAMLLEVRRTPKDVQVILSRSHPQFVAKLFELEVPEVMEKIIEIRSVVREPGDRTKIAVTSREKAVDPVGACVGIKGSRVQAVVRELRGEKIDIITWTQDPRVFIAEALNPATIEKVGIDEEKKSALVVAADSQLSLAIGKNGQNVRLAARLTGWKIDIISATEYEKEKVERDKEIKAALAEETEAQRLQEEARQAARAEEATSG